The Sorangiineae bacterium MSr11954 DNA segment AGCCGCGCAGCAGCCTCGCCGGAGGTGGCCCATGTCTGAGAAAGTGGTGCCCATTTCCGACAAGTTCCATTACATCGGACCGACCGACGGCGATGCGCTGGTCCAGGCGCTTTCGAAGGCGCTCTCGGGCTCGAGCGACACGGTCGTCGAATACGAGAAGGCGCTGGCCGGCTACTTCGAGAGCCGCCATGCGATTGGGATCTCGTCGGGTGGCGCCGCCCTCAGCGTCGCCCTCTACGCAGCCGGTGTTCGACCGGGCGACGAGGTCGTTCTCACTCCGACTTCGCCGTTGTGCACCGTTTATCCGGTGCTCGCACACCAAGCCGTCCCCGTCTTCGTCGATACCCGTCCGGACAACTTCGGGATCGATCTGGCGGATTTGGAGCGGGCGGTCACCTCGCGCACGAAGGCCATCATCGACATCCCCATGTGGGGATATCCGACCCCGGCCATCGAGCTTCGAAATGCCGCCAAAGCACGTGGCATTCCCTTGATTTTCGACTTGGCCCACTCGCACGGGACCAAGCTGGATGGCAAGCATCTTTCGGCCTACGCGGACCTCTCGTGCTTCAGCACGCACGACCGAAAGATCCTCGCCACCGGGGAAGGTGGCTTCATCCTCACCGACGACGATCGCTTGGCCGAGGTCGTCCAAAGCTACCGCCAATTCGGAAACCTCAATGGGAAGGACCTGGGGCTCAACTACAAGTTGGGTGCGCTCCAAGCCGCCATCGGCAAGAGCCGCCTCGGGCTCCTCGATGGCCACCTGCAGAGTCGTCGCAACAACGCCGAGCGCATCGCCGCGGACATTCGAAATCCGCGGGTCAAGGAGTTCACGGTTCTACCCGGCAGCCGTCCCAGCTACTATTTCATGCTCTTGAGCTTGGGTTTCAAAGACAACCGCGCATTCATCGACCACTTGGACGCGCACGGCATTCCTTCGGATATCAAGCGGTACGGTTGCAAGACCCTCTACAAGTCGCCGCTGCTGAAGCCGTGGACGCGAAATTGCCCGAACGCCGAGGCGTTGTTGGATTCGATCACGACCATTCCGGTTCATCCGAACATCAAGGCGGAGCAGGTCAACCGCATCGTCTCCGCGATCAATTCATACGAAGGTGTTTGACCCGATGGGAGCCGATACGCGCGATGGCGCTGCAAGCACTGGAAGACTGATTCGACAATGGACCGCATCGGCGCTGGTGTTGCGCGAAGATCGTCGCGTTCTGCTCCTGTATCATCGCAAGCTCGGTGTGTGGCTTTATCCGGGGGGGCACATCGAGCCTTGGGAGACGCCCGACGAGGCGGTGGTGCGGGAGGTCGAGGAGGAGACGGGCCTCTTGGTGCGCCACCTGGGCGCGCAGGATCTTTCGCTCGGAGATGCGGCCGCGCAAGTCTCGGTCCTGAGAACGCCGTATGCCGTCCTTTGCGAGCGAATCCATGCCAAGGACGATCCGCATGACCATCTCGATCTGATATACCTTTGCACCCCCGAGACGGGCGAGATGGGTGAGCGCGGCCGGAGCCTGGCCCTCGCCGAGGCGCCGGAGGCTCGGTTCTTCGCGTGGGACGAGTTGGCCGAGCTGAAAATGTTCCCCAACTTTCGCTCCCTCCTGCGGCGGTTGTACGCCGACGAAGAAGCGTGGCGTCTCGTTCGGCTCGCACCATGAGCGTGGCACGACGGACAGCAGGGAAAACGCCGAAATGAGGCCTAAATGAGCTTGGTATTTCGATCCATACCGGACACGTACCGCT contains these protein-coding regions:
- a CDS encoding aminotransferase class I/II-fold pyridoxal phosphate-dependent enzyme; this translates as MSEKVVPISDKFHYIGPTDGDALVQALSKALSGSSDTVVEYEKALAGYFESRHAIGISSGGAALSVALYAAGVRPGDEVVLTPTSPLCTVYPVLAHQAVPVFVDTRPDNFGIDLADLERAVTSRTKAIIDIPMWGYPTPAIELRNAAKARGIPLIFDLAHSHGTKLDGKHLSAYADLSCFSTHDRKILATGEGGFILTDDDRLAEVVQSYRQFGNLNGKDLGLNYKLGALQAAIGKSRLGLLDGHLQSRRNNAERIAADIRNPRVKEFTVLPGSRPSYYFMLLSLGFKDNRAFIDHLDAHGIPSDIKRYGCKTLYKSPLLKPWTRNCPNAEALLDSITTIPVHPNIKAEQVNRIVSAINSYEGV
- a CDS encoding NUDIX domain-containing protein translates to MGADTRDGAASTGRLIRQWTASALVLREDRRVLLLYHRKLGVWLYPGGHIEPWETPDEAVVREVEEETGLLVRHLGAQDLSLGDAAAQVSVLRTPYAVLCERIHAKDDPHDHLDLIYLCTPETGEMGERGRSLALAEAPEARFFAWDELAELKMFPNFRSLLRRLYADEEAWRLVRLAP